A window of Ursus arctos isolate Adak ecotype North America unplaced genomic scaffold, UrsArc2.0 scaffold_16, whole genome shotgun sequence genomic DNA:
ctatatgtcacctgcaaatagagacagttttaacttctcccttcccaatttttatgcctatgatttctttgtcttgtctgatggttctgctaggacttcgagtactgtattgaataggagtgttgagagtgggcacccttgtcttgttccccatcttacatgacaaattttcagtctttcaccaatgaGTGTGATGTTTGCCGTAGCTGTGGGTTTGCcgtatgtggcctttattgtgttgaggtacgtTTCTTCACGatccaatttgttgagggtttttatcatgaatgcatgttgtactttgtcaaatgcatgtcaaatgctttttctgtatctattgagatattcatatgatttttatctttcattctgttaatgtgatgtgtcacacagtgattgatttgcatatgttgaaccatccttgcaccccCTGGACAAATCCCAGTTGATCGTGGTATATGGTCCTTTAagatgctgctgaattcagtctgttaatacttaaagagaattttttcatctatattcatcggGGACAccagtatataattttcttttcttgtagtctttttatttggttttggtatcatggtgatactggcctcttaaaatgtgtttgtgtgtattcctcttatgttgatatttttggaagagtttaagtagtataggtgttaattcttcccTTATGGCAGGTCTAGTAGTGAGGAactcatttagcttttctttgtttggaaaagtctttatctctcctttatttctgaaggacagcttttccaaataaagcattcttggctgacaggtttttttccaagtggagatgttttgACCTGGAAGTTTCATTGAAGAAAGGTGACCGTGATCTTGCTGCCCTAGGCCAGAGTTTTCTGCACAGCCGTATTTCCTCTGACCCTCTAAGGAGGCATGGAAATCTGCCAGGGAACAAAGCCACACAGACAACCTCCTCACGTTAAACCCAaccccctgacaaggggtggtGAAAGGCCAACCAGGCAGAGCAGCCTGAACAgccaagcagcaggcccctcccccagaagacagaccggaagaacaggtaagtgacacgcttatttcctacaggactgcaaaactccacaacatgggtgaacttttacattaagtgcattcataaaaatgcaagcttTGACTCCACTTTTGGGACCTACCCAAAGtagattcataaagacagaaagtagaatggtgttgccaagggctggaatgaggcagtaatggtaagtttctgattcatggtgtagagttttagtttcacaagatgaaatgagatgtgaaGTTGGGTTAGACGGAGGTTGTAGAAAGGgtattaatgcatttaatacatttaaaatgtattccatgaacttaatgtacttaatgaaatataaacctaTAAATGGTAGATTTGTAGACGGTAGATGGTAGATTTTTGATTATGTGTAttgtatgtcaataaaaatattttttctttaaaaactgcaaatacagagaaatgaacacaggacAATTTAGTCTTGCCATTTTGGTGCTGCTATTTTGTCTCACCCATTTTCCTGGAGACAACTTTGatccaacaaaatgttctcattctgtgcccacttaaaagcttaaaatcagaattttccaaaacatgaaaattttttcaaaacggtattttcagagttaatttaataagacattttattccttgatcaattttttaaaatgtagcacaatttaaaattctattttatctactttaactttaattcactgattttaaaaatcagaatcaatttTTTATGCAAATGGCTTGGATTTTTTATCCATATCATAGTCTACTGACTGTGGGTtctgctgttttacattttgcttatgtgtcattatttttaccaagtcaactttcctgatgcccattatgaatattaaaatattttttgcccagttttattgatataattgatcactgtatataattgacacactgtgtatgtgtaagctattatgtgataagaactctcagaatttactctcttaacacctCTCAAACCATAGAGCGGTATCAACtgcagtcatcatgttgtactgtaaatccctgttatttatcttaaaactggaagtttgtaccttttgaccattcactcaatccctgcccccaccctcccctctgtttcttgttactttaatctgatctgttcttctgaattagttttccgccttttcttttctttgttttagattccacataaaaggggaaaatgtctatgtatctatcatctatatagtatctatctccctatatatatctatacctacaCATATgtagtgtttgcctttctctgtctcacttgtttcacttggcataatgcctctAAGTCCAAAACTGTTATCACActtagcaggatttccttttcttatggctgattaatattccattatgtaggtaacacttctttatccattcaccactaatgggcactgatgttttccttgtctcagctatggtaaataaagcttcttgcacatggaagtgcaggtatttcttagacatattcctttgttttctatggaaTGTTCCCAGACGTGGAGCTGCTGCACATACCGTGGTTCTGTGTTCAGTGTGTTGAGgacgctccatactgttttgcacagtgccgGCGCCAGTGCGCATAGgctcctttgctccacatcctcaccagcatttgttgtctCTTGTCGTTGTTATGACAGCTGCTCCAATTGATGTGATAGGTCATTGCGCTTTGGGCTTGCGCATAcctgcttatcatttgtttatgttctcTGGGAAAGTGCCAGAGCACTGAACACTGTCTCTGGGGTCCAGGGGCAAGACCAGTCTCCATTAGACCTTCAGGGTCCTCATTTGGACATACAAGGGTGGGTGCAGAAtcactcttctggctgaggtgagggtgctggaatagtaaagaggacaccatgggagtggacagaaaaaggagaaaagggaggtttcTGTGGTCCCTTATTCTGCTCTTGGAGcctggagatcctgctcctttgccacTCTGACTCTGGAAAGCCACTGCCTTGAGGACACCCAGATAAAAGCATCCCTTTCTTTGGTGGtgtgcctgcctggggctgtACCACTAGAGACAGAGAACGTGATGCAGGgtgcttccttgtccatggtgcctcatcagttctgctggagatactggagaaggaagagtcaggcagaggccattgtggttgtccccTTGCCCAGAAACAGCTCGAAACTTTTAGTTGCGCTTCTCCCTACAGTCTAGCTTGTtaaaaggggaggtgggctccaagatcttctcagttattcattcagtaactatacACTAAGCACTCCCCTATGCCAGGTACCTTGGTGGACCCATGAGGAAAGCTGAAAATACCAAGAGCTCCCTGCTTTTAGGGGCTCACAGTCTAGAGATGGACAAAGCACAAACCAAagacgtgaaagaaaagagcaagtgctATATACGACGACTGAAGTATGTaatgaaggaaggctgggaagtcattggataggaaaatatgaaaggcctcactgagggtgacattgctgaaaacagattgacaaaagggagctagacctgcacaAGTCTGTGTGCGGTGTGTCAGAAAGAAGGGACCGCTGTTGCAGACACTCACTAACAGAGCTGGTTTGGCCAGAGGAGGTGAAAAAGGCAGCCCCCGTGGCtggagggacactaggaggagagcagaggggagggaggaaggcagggagaggtgctgaggcctgggagactgttacttatctattgTTCCTATGTTACTGCCTTGCCCCAGTAGCctgaatcttaaaatgtatatatttaatttctcacagtttttgtgggtgaggagtccaggcacaaataagcatagttccccaggctcaaggtgtggcAGAGGCTGCAGCAGTGACTGAGGCTAGACTGGCAGAGGATTTTCTCCCAAGTTGGCTCACATGATTCGGGAAGCTGTTTGGACTCAGAatctgagttcctgtgtgtcttctgGCCTTGGCACAGGCCAAGTTCTCTGCCATGTGTGCTTCTACACATGGCAGCTCAAAATATCTGTGCTCGATTTTTGGTTcagagatcaagaagaaaaagggaaagggagtgagacGCAGAACACAAGAAAAGTAACTAGGAAGTTAGAAACTCTTTGCAATTGAAACTTAGACATCACATTTCATCGCATTGGCTGCATCCTATTGGTCAGAAGCCAGTAACTAACCACCTAATGGGTAGAGagtgatgcctataccacaagtCTGGATCGGTGGGAGCCACTGTGAAGGCTGTTCCGCTCATAGACAAAAATGaggcaactggggcgcctgggtagcgcagtccttaagccttagtctgtcttcggctcagggcgtgatcctggcgttatgggatcgagccccacatcaggctcctccgctaagagcctgcttcttcctctcccactccccctgcttgtgttccctctctcgctggccgtctctctctgtcaaataaataaataaaatcttttttaaaaattttaaaaaaatgaggaactgGGTCTCATTCTAAATATAATGGGAAACAATTGAACAGTTTAACTACAGAGGACAGCAATATCTGCTTCTTCGTTCATTTCCACCCCATCATAGTGCCCACATTTACACAAGGCCAAGTGGGAAAGTGTTCCAATATTACATtgttggaacccaggcctctgttgagcggccctccatgccaagtcccaccccttcttgtaattcttccatcctgaaaattgtgcttcagatacacaggggaccaccccacccaTGTTACATTATCCACATACACCTGATGATGTCCCAAGAAgtggattctagcctgatccccactaagcagcttgggaaagtggggaatatgtgagagacacaatgatttaggactcagaactgggaaaacaaagaaaaaaggtctgaattcagttctgtctcctgaaacctcagaccctggttacatttccagagagtggtggctatggcattTTTGGCTCATAGTGtacagttaaggagatgacatgggggagaaaagtaAACAGTTCGTTGCCAAGAGACGGCAGAGGCCAAGGTACTGGAATCTTGAAGAAGCGACCTCACTTCCTTGGTGATAGGCCCCaattgaacttagaactctggtaaccaggCACATCCATTCAAAGAAAGCCTGCTTTCCAGCTCACTTGACTCGAGACGTTCAAGAGAACAAGATGTTCTGTTGCTGTATTCCTACTTTCAGGGGCTTTGGCCCAGAAAGTCCAGAGAGAAAGACTTTCACATCATTGTAGTCGTCgtctcagcccgcttttccgagccctctggacatgtggcaggagacaccaacaggtaacacagggcagctcagagcagcccactggagagcaggcaacaacagtGATCCTActtcagcaggcccacacctcttgcccctcactaagtgtgtgtgtgtatgtgtatgtgtgtgtagaggagggggcagaggaaggatgcccttcctgggcagaagcaagctgccaggtgttggaacctggcccatctttcatgttcacaccccaggtcatagcaggcaggatgagaagctgagtgctggggaccaagctcaaccaCCTGTATGTTAATCATGAGCCCTAGGGTTTcatctggcttcctctttgttGGATGTCTTTTCTGCTACTTCTCTTAGCCTTAACTGGAGAACACGATTTCTAATgggggtggccccttgtggcaatgtcccgtgaggccactaatgtctcttggccccatatatatggggcactgcattttcggagctgcacccaggagatcATTGATGAGCTGGTCTGTGACTTTAACTATTCCAACTCCCTAGACAAGTGTCAGGTGCACCagaccacccaggatcagtgctgcctgaggtgagaatgggaagagggttctccacacccagggcccccacacaaatatggggacagaCCTAGGGCCCTCCTATAATGTTTCCACATGAGTGTCCctcaggcccaaccacaaagtaaTCCCAACATctacacctccaccaccagctatgGGATAAGGTAGGAAGACTCTTCACATAtatgggaatggtagagaatataattaatgtttttttgcagtttaggggcgtaggttattttgttttgttgtgttttatcttacttttcccgaagccatgagtgtctttgtactgtttttattattttccctactcACCCAGgtatcctgtgtagaacccagctccactgtccttggagaacttgTCTAAGGCCTTATAAATCCTCACACTAAatagggtgattgaacataaaaggaatggTGGGATGAAGTCATTCTATATGTTTCTCTATAACGCGTCATTTCTCAGAGTACATCAAATCATTGTAGGTCCACcaggtcacaagctgtgtccttatatgtctttttggacctccgtaaAGGAGGTCGTCAGCCACAGTAATTCAGCCTTTCAAGGCTGGTGGAACTTGACATGATTCAATTCTGTTGCCATTTCAGCAATGCTGCAAGGAACACTTAAGTGTCTTAACAAACTTTTTTTAGCTGCTAGATCTGCCAGAACATAGAACCACAGATTGGGTggaaggcctctgatgcctcctggcccaggtagctGGCTCTATCTTTTCAGAGTTCCACCCAGGACATCTTTGATGAGCTGCTCCAAGGGTTCAGCTACTTCATCTcctttgacaagcagcaggtgcatcAGGCCACCAACAACATCcagtgctggtctggggtgagaatgggtccaaattcatgtcctatctcaggacccacagatgatcagggcaaggccagaacccacactagaaacaattgGCTCCCCTGTGGCCTGCCAAGGAGGGTggtttcccctgaacctttctccccatgtCAGGAACAGACCAGGCCTCATCAGCATGGGAggaatgccatgcattccatgctctggacagttctcaggccgaACGTCTATGATCTcaagcagcgttggagatgctaagcttctgctttctcctgtctgcagtagggatgtttaCCGATGACTTAAAGGCATAGAGTTCTTAATAAAGgctattaaaagagagaaatgctatTGTTGCTCAACTAACAAAATGGGTTAAAGGGAACAATGGtttatcatttcacccctaaagccAATTGCACCTTTAAGCCTAGAGCCCTTTTCTGGGCGGGccttcaagtcccttttcttgcacaagttcccgaagcGTTGGGAGTCTCTGGTCTGAACGCCAGACCCTGATCTTCCTGGTGGTTCATGGAGTTGAAGCTGAGTACActgcgctcccccccccccccctgtcTTTCTGGTGGGGAAAAAGAATTAATCCTGTCCCTGGACGAGGCCTGCACGATGCTGATGCTCAGAGAAGGCACAGTGGAGCATTTCGTACGCTCCCTGGTACCATTCTTCCCAGatataaacatatcaaatatCACAATTTTCTGCATAATACCATGTGTTCACTTCACCCcaacaggtcctgggccagcagttcaacaGGTGAATGCCCACCCCAGGCACAGCACAGGAGTGAGACTCCCACCTACTAGCTGTATGTCTTGGGAATGTCActgtacctctctgagcttcactttcctcttctgaaaaatggggtgGTAAGAGGCTGAATCTCATAgggttactgtaggaaatcatgggagaaaACACGGCACGGGCTTATCTGGGGCCTGGCTCTGTAGAAAAGGCTGCTGAACATGCTGGGCATCTTCATGTTTAGTAGTTCTCGCTCTCCAGTGAAGAAGCTCTCAACCTCAACCCTCACAGGcctgtggcccttctgggtttacaaaagcaaatggaaagctcatagttttcctgtttgcaaaggacttctgagattccatctagttGGTCCTGGCACTGGTCCTTTATGTGACCAGATTAGGGAGTcactgggggcaggcagagccgcCCAAGGTCCACTCAGTATTTGGAAAGTACTGGTtaggagtcattcattcaataatatgtATTAGGCATGTAGTAATGCAGGCACTTTCCAGTCACTAAGATAACTCAGTCGACAAAGTAGATACAATGTCTGGGTCTCAATtttagtcagagggtcagatagtcACTCTACACATCATAAGCACCCATGTCCATAGTTCATTAGATGTGACATCTTCATGGCCTACTCTAGGTGTGAATAGATCCACCCGTGTTTGTACCATTATGATGGACTATAACAAGTAAAAACACGGTCTTTGGGTCCAGAAGGAAAGactgctgcctccacagagcagggtgggagatACAGGGGTTGTGTCTGGGGAGGGACTTTCAGAGCCATAGATCTCACAGATCTCTTGGTTTCCATGGGAGGGCTGAATTTGGGGGGCttcctgaagaagcaaatgagtcaaaaagAGCTATGGATGGGCCTTCAAGCCCTCTGGGAAGCAGAGCACAATCTGGGCTGAGCTGGTGCCTAAAACATCCACCCCTTTGATGGTCTcatcttgctctgcctgcccctttccGTATCCACCTCTGCTGACCACAACTGGGGCCAATAATAGAAGCTGTGGTGAGcagaccactcacaaatctgcctcaaaCTTAAGCCCTGATACTGGTCTGCATGGAAGACGGAGTAGACTAGACCTATGGCCGTGAAGAGTGTAAGTGGAAAAaccactcattcaggttttctggatgaGCAAACCACTGCAAAGACAGCTACAGAGGGGTTGGAAGTGGCCTGGGGCCATCTTCTGGGACCCacacagaaagaacggtgctgtgggagtagcatgtggaatgaaaggccaggcctctgactgtgCTCCAGATATGACTTGAGgtaaagcgggggggggggggggctctgtacATCTGAAGTGCCATGACTGGGACCTGAAAAACCATGCCCCCATTCTCCTgctgcagcgggaacttctggagCCTGTAGAGGCAGAGGGTAACGGAGATTGCAGTTTGGGAAGGCTATCTGGAATggggctcatggattggaaattcattggatatatttttttaatattttcttattatgttatgttagtcgccatacagtacatcccaagtttttgatgtaaagttccatgattcattacttgcgtataacacccagtgcaccatgcaatacgtgccctccttaaggccatGGTATATGTCCTGTTTTTGGAAAGGCACATGGAAAGTCAGttatgtggatgaacctttctctttaacctgctccagtgccagctccagggctccttccagttgCAGAGCCAGAAAAAGGGCCTTCTATGGAGCTAGAGGCAACCCCAGCTCTGCATCGACCATCACCTgcagtgtcagagccagcctcccctccatcaGCTGTTGCAGAACTGGAACACATGCTCCCATCATCtccatgtgtgccgggtgctgagctgcagtcagctggaccaTCAGCTTTCCCAGGAATTTTCACTCCAGCTCTGACAATAGACATAGAGCCCACTGTGACCCCAGATGGTTcctgctgtgtcaccccaaagaaccagctgggtgaggagaagcctgacctcctggacttcccttccAGGCTTGTGACAGAGCAACTCACATATATGGATACGGTGAGCAGTTAGGCtctcagggtggggcagggacaagCGTTTCTTCTGCTGTAGGCTGcctcacacctgcctttccctgatgtggactcctatggtctggcaccaaatctcagctccaccacttcccaaccctgtcaacccatcaaggtgcttagccccaagctttcactgtccagctgcggactgtagcgagagaccctgataagcactgatacggaggtactagggagaagaaatgagccagaatggagagaccaatgggcaggccctggtcccgtgggtggaggagggcagctctctgtgttcagtcaagtccatgggtcgcCCACCCACTTGTTTTGGAGGCTGAGTACCCTCATCAATTACTAGGTATCTGATGTGTACTTAAGTGCAGGGCAGATAGATAAACCTGTGGTTGTAGCTATCATGTGAGAATGTGTATCTGAGAGGGGAGTAGAACCAGAGGGATGAATAGTTGGAGGGGAAGAgtcccccttgggaggagccaccTTGAACAGCAGCGTGGAGCTTGGAGTTTGTGAGGATGATCAGGatgcaaatgccctccttccttccctcgtcTCTATTTGCTCCTGGGCCATCCTGTCCTGGGCCCCTCAGTGAAAAAGAATGGAGTGACATCCAGGgactccaaccaggctcaggccacattctcagctttctgagctctagctctgacctgtgacccctatcTAGGACACTACTCTTGCATGTGAAATAGCTGGGTGAACAaacctccccctgttctctaggagctgttcaagaagctgctgccccatcagtgcctgggctccatctggtccaagcgcaataagcctggcagtgagcacctggcacccacagtccgggccactgtcgcccagttcaacggtgtggccaagtgtgtcatcactacctgccttggcaacccaagcatgacagcccgggacagggccatggtggtggagcactggatcaaggtggccaaggtatgcaacgggaagcccagctgAGGTGATCTCCTgcgtctcgggcactgctcttcccttgatcaggtctcagggtggaaggccctggtctttgccctagggactgtgcagtccctaggctcttccttccagaggctgaCTGTGACTTGCATGGCCCAATGTTGGGATGCTCTGTTCctccttgacttcttccttggagtgaggtaaaatcctttGTCTCTCAGCATTGGGACTCTTTGGGCCTTAtatgtgcccttcggcaggtccctggacatctGCTTCATCCAGGAGGAGTGATTTAAACTGAGGGTGACTGAAGCTCTAGAGAAAATCAGCCTCCACTACCCACGTGAcagctcattctcttccctccccaggcctgtcaaatccTGCAGAACTACTACTCCCTGAATGCCATCGTCTCGGCTCTGCAGACTGTCTCAATATACCACCCCAAGAAGACATGGGAGAACGTTTCCAGGTGAGACGGTCTCTCTGCATGGACGGACCAGGATGGATGAGGGATCTCCCAGAggcctgtcctcttccccctcagccaGCTTGGACCTCCTGGGAAGCAGCAATCCCTGactacaggacctgggctggcaggcgggtctctcagcctccctggagaataggccaccatgtctcctgctttagaaatcagttttcctaaatgttcccccacaaggctgagctgaataaatattttcatgtgtttacaaCCACTAAACTCTGCCCAATTGAAACCAAAATTGACCAAAACAGAGCTGCTCAATTAATATGGGAATGGAGTCATAGGATGACCTACATCAGAGCtctctcccatgtcctacaaagaccttagtgctcagaggaaccCAGAGAAAACTGTTATCCAGGCAatttgacactttggggttctcaaataAAAGGGACTTGCACTCAATCCTGCCACATTAGTCCTCCAAtcgtcctgcctcctttccctctattcaggaagtgctttcaaaactttaaaaagctgggcactgaagacaacccacagagcaggaaactagTCATCAAGGTAgcatggaaggtgcaggtctggaaagagaagaagggtgtgagggaacagggtcctgcatggatgaaatagggaatggcctgaagcattccttggagaggggaagcctttggcatgaatgtggtgacaggCTGGGGTGAAGATTCCATTGGGGGTGGAACAACCAGGTGCTGCTCAACCAGATTCGCTAGCCTAGACACCCTGTCTCTCTATGTTAACAGCTAGTCCAGATGGACACCTGTACAAACCTTGAAAGCCCAGAGgacagggctctgctcagtgaAGGGGTTGggatgggttgagggccacaacaataatgatagtaatacgatactgagtcctcaggagacgatgggaggtaggtagaattctcacttttcctgatgagaaaacaggctcagggaggccaggctgcaagctcagGGTCACACATGGAGAATGTTGGAGCTGAGATTTTTCTAGAATCACTCATGGCATGCTTAAGGATAATGTTTATCAGTTATCAGCGGACTTAAGTCAGATGTCTAGGGTCTGAATtaaaagatggtgggggcaagtggactGAGGGTGTTACGGTCTCAAGGATCTTGTCCTTGGCCCTACAGGAGCAACCATCTAATAAatctgccaccctggtgatggccctccagagagcccagaagaagaggctgcagaagaaggtgagtgtgcctgaggcccagggcctccaaagtcagaggagaggggcttctccctgagggctggaagcctccaaaTCAGTACAGTTGGGACTTCAACTCCAGCTCCACTTCCtgttgcttctaaaattcttgtTTCAAAGTGACCAGCAGGAGGGTCTAGAAAGCTGGATCCAGAATGTGTTTCGGGATGGGGAGGAGCCCAGGACTATATACCCTGTGATTTTCTAAAAGCAGGCCCTGGAGGTGATTAGAAAGAGTATGATGTacttggagggtgaggggaaagggaattgaggggagactgctaagggtcctaggctgctccatgtgggaaactggggtgggccaggaggctgcagcattttcaggggagggtccccATGGGCAtcagagagcagggactcatcccaaccctaccgctcatgacacagggtgttgtCCCCtaacttggcactttcctcactgaATTGGTGATGCTGGATATTgcaatggaggactatctggaggtgggtgagcctgaggattgtgggggagggaccagaatccggaggtttgggagcagagcgcccctgtactgagccctgagctctcaggactcggcaaacctcccctcatgacagcctcacaGTTGCCCTTGTGAGCTGGGGTCTCTTGCCCATCTCAGTGATAAGTGAAGGGACGCTGCACTTAGgacacggctcccggtgccgaagactggtgaagcagcagagcttcctgaaggcaaagctgcgtgaAGTCTGTCTgactggacctcagcctcccctggtgaggttgcccgtggggggagaatgaagtcaggaccctccacatcagcaagcacctcagtagccgcagcagccccttcctgcctgaggcttcggcctcccctactgtcttccgagagggtagTGCTACAGGGTCCCGatctgtagccagtccatctgccccgtgtcctttctctggaccccagagccttgCCTAGATCCCAGTCCCATTATCAGTGTTTGCAGAGCCCACAAATGTGTCTTGGCCTTAGCGCAGCATTAGAAGGTGTGGGTGTAAGGTGCTAGTAATAACCAGGGGGCTCCTTCTGATGGACTTTGGCTCTCTGCTTTCCAAAGATgtgagatcaaccaccagaaaaagAATAAGGTTGTGTGTCACTTCCTGTAGGAAAGGGTAGGGAGtaggcctc
This region includes:
- the LOC130541806 gene encoding ral guanine nucleotide dissociation stimulator-like encodes the protein MELEATPALHRPSPAVSEPASPPSAVAELEHMLPSSPCVPGAELQSAGPSAFPGIFTPALTIDIEPTVTPDGSCCVTPKNQLGEEKPDLLDFPSRLVTEQLTYMDTELFKKLLPHQCLGSIWSKRNKPGSEHLAPTVRATVAQFNGVAKCVITTCLGNPSMTARDRAMVVEHWIKVAKACQILQNYYSLNAIVSALQTVSIYHPKKTWENVSRSNHLINLPPW